Proteins from one Corallococcus exiguus genomic window:
- a CDS encoding NAD-dependent succinate-semialdehyde dehydrogenase → MAIATISPTTGKTLRTFDVLSSEELERKLQRAADSFRSYRETSFADRARWMRRAAEILEVEAGRFGRMMTEEMGKPLEAAKAESIKSATACRYYVTRAEKLLRDTPIDVDGDTAFVRYQPLGPVLAIMPWNFPFWQVVRFAAPALMAGNVGLLKHASNVPQCAIALEEIFRTAGFPEGAFQSLFIETSEVNRVIEDPRVKAVTLTGSEGAGRAVGAAAGRAIKKVVLELGGSDPFIVMPSADLDKAVHTAVSARLINNGQSCIAAKRFIVAEPIAQEFERRFVERMKSMVVGDPMDPKTDVGPLATPGILEGLHAQVQESVKAGTRLLLGGKPQGGPGNFYPPTVLADPPPKAPAFHDELFGPVATLLRARDLEHAIELANATPFGLGASVWTQDANEQRRLIDGIEAGMVFVNALVASDARLPFGGVKHSGHGRELADLGIREFVNAKTVRITGASGAPPPSKHAGE, encoded by the coding sequence ATGGCCATCGCCACCATCAGCCCCACCACCGGCAAGACGCTGCGCACGTTCGACGTGCTCTCGTCCGAGGAACTGGAGCGCAAGCTGCAACGGGCCGCGGATTCATTCCGCTCCTACCGCGAGACGTCCTTCGCTGACCGCGCCCGCTGGATGCGCCGCGCCGCTGAAATCCTCGAAGTCGAAGCCGGCCGCTTCGGCCGCATGATGACGGAGGAGATGGGCAAGCCCCTGGAGGCCGCCAAGGCGGAGTCCATCAAGAGCGCCACCGCGTGCCGCTACTACGTCACCCGCGCGGAGAAGCTCCTTCGCGACACGCCCATCGACGTGGATGGCGACACCGCCTTCGTGCGCTATCAGCCCCTGGGCCCCGTTCTCGCCATCATGCCGTGGAACTTCCCCTTCTGGCAGGTCGTGCGCTTCGCCGCCCCCGCCCTCATGGCCGGCAACGTGGGCCTCCTCAAACACGCCAGCAACGTGCCCCAGTGCGCCATCGCACTCGAGGAAATCTTCCGCACCGCCGGCTTCCCTGAAGGCGCCTTCCAATCGCTGTTCATCGAGACGTCGGAGGTGAACCGCGTCATCGAAGACCCTCGCGTGAAGGCCGTCACCCTCACCGGCAGCGAGGGCGCTGGCCGCGCTGTCGGCGCCGCCGCGGGCCGTGCCATCAAGAAGGTCGTCCTGGAACTGGGCGGCAGCGACCCGTTCATCGTCATGCCCAGCGCGGACCTGGACAAGGCCGTGCACACCGCCGTGTCCGCGCGCCTCATCAACAACGGCCAGTCCTGCATCGCCGCCAAGCGCTTCATCGTCGCCGAGCCCATCGCCCAGGAGTTCGAACGCCGCTTCGTCGAACGCATGAAGAGCATGGTGGTCGGTGACCCCATGGATCCGAAGACCGACGTCGGTCCGCTCGCCACGCCCGGCATCCTCGAAGGGCTGCACGCCCAGGTGCAGGAGAGCGTGAAGGCCGGCACCCGGCTGCTGCTCGGCGGCAAGCCCCAGGGCGGTCCCGGCAACTTCTACCCGCCCACCGTCCTGGCGGATCCGCCGCCGAAGGCCCCCGCCTTCCATGACGAACTCTTCGGCCCCGTGGCCACGCTGCTGCGCGCCCGCGACCTGGAGCACGCCATCGAGCTGGCCAACGCGACACCCTTCGGCCTGGGCGCCAGCGTGTGGACCCAGGACGCGAACGAACAGCGCCGGCTCATCGACGGCATCGAGGCCGGCATGGTGTTCGTCAACGCGCTCGTCGCATCCGACGCGCGCCTGCCCTTCGGCGGCGTGAAGCACTCCGGCCACGGCCGCGAGCTGGCCGACCTGGGCATCCGCGAGTTCGTCAACGCGAAGACCGTCCGCATCACCGGCGCATCCGGCGCGCCACCGCCGTCGAAGCACGCGGGCGAATAG
- a CDS encoding acyltransferase codes for MDLNAQRREQHKLRLSWMPWLYFSLKPRHREWAEAWQREVQDRLRELETVDIAEGCFIAPEARIFAEPGRTVRIGPGCSIGADVFMHGPVVLEARVSLNARVSLDGGTCGVRIGEGSRIATGATLYAFDHGLAPDRPVREQPVTSKGIVIGQDVWVGANAGITDGVTVGDHAVIGMGAVVTRDVPPWAIVGGVPARLLGDRRQRPRSGIPGGWEPPDSEGNP; via the coding sequence GTGGACCTGAACGCGCAACGCCGTGAACAACACAAGCTGCGGCTGTCGTGGATGCCGTGGCTCTACTTCAGTCTCAAGCCGCGCCACCGCGAATGGGCGGAGGCCTGGCAGCGCGAGGTGCAGGACCGCCTGCGCGAGCTGGAGACAGTTGATATCGCCGAAGGATGTTTCATTGCCCCTGAGGCGCGCATCTTCGCGGAGCCCGGCCGCACCGTGCGCATCGGGCCGGGGTGCAGCATCGGCGCGGACGTCTTCATGCACGGGCCCGTGGTGCTGGAAGCGCGCGTCAGCCTCAACGCGCGCGTCAGCCTGGACGGCGGCACTTGCGGCGTCCGCATCGGCGAGGGCAGTCGCATCGCCACCGGCGCCACGCTCTATGCCTTCGACCATGGCCTCGCACCGGATCGCCCCGTGCGCGAGCAGCCCGTCACCTCGAAGGGCATCGTGATTGGCCAGGACGTCTGGGTGGGCGCCAACGCGGGTATCACCGACGGTGTCACCGTGGGCGACCACGCGGTGATTGGAATGGGCGCTGTCGTCACCCGCGACGTGCCCCCGTGGGCCATCGTTGGTGGCGTGCCTGCACGCCTGCTTGGGGATCGCCGTCAACGCCCCCGTTCCGGAATTCCCGGGGGCTGGGAGCCTCCTGACTCCGAGGGAAACCCCTGA
- a CDS encoding SMI1/KNR4 family protein, translated as MAQRLRTTEGGPLLSEADLVAFEQRFRLKLPLPLREFLLTTNGGRPERDLFKLQGLSGNPIGRIHFFFGLNDPVESCNLDWNLEVFRDRLPPGLLPIATTEGADKVCLSVTGATAGQVFYWDAHARPGMNSVHLLAEDLDTFIAALQSDALSPTVLES; from the coding sequence ATGGCTCAGCGCCTGCGGACGACTGAAGGTGGACCATTGCTGAGCGAGGCGGACCTTGTCGCGTTCGAGCAGCGGTTCAGGCTCAAGCTCCCACTTCCGCTTCGTGAATTCCTGCTGACCACCAACGGAGGCAGGCCGGAGCGCGACCTCTTCAAGCTCCAGGGCCTTTCAGGGAATCCCATCGGCCGGATCCACTTCTTCTTCGGGCTCAACGACCCCGTCGAGTCCTGCAACCTGGACTGGAACCTGGAGGTCTTCCGGGATCGCCTTCCGCCGGGTCTGCTCCCCATCGCGACAACAGAAGGCGCGGACAAGGTCTGCCTGTCCGTGACCGGCGCCACAGCGGGCCAGGTGTTCTACTGGGACGCGCATGCCCGGCCGGGCATGAACAGCGTCCACCTGCTGGCGGAAGACCTCGACACCTTCATCGCGGCGCTCCAGTCGGACGCGCTGTCTCCCACCGTGCTGGAGTCCTGA
- a CDS encoding ATP-binding protein — protein sequence MAGDLVDTRRFQRAGSLLREALFELDAAGRLVLATPAWERLVGAPVHAWLGRVLVELFHPEDRDQARVLLRTALSRTDVPSRLELRLSGGTQPRWVELSVTGDPEHLGGVLGTLVDVTPRRLAEEAAATRERYLGAMVEVQRQLLAPEGSGDFYNAVLEPLGRVAGASRAYVFEFHRDASGRMLQSQRAEWCAPGISRELDNPDTQAWPIDQAFTLHQLEQLHRGEAVQGSPEDFGADNAPVLLAQGIRSLLVLPLVVHGESFGFIGFDNCDDARPWSHVEVKLLSGAAGALSLALEQHTTDALRVRTETALRRTEAGFHLLIEGFPDPVVVHTTDGMLLSVNPAMANYLGYQDPAQLLGRHLLGLVRREDQEVARRHLEEAQDGALAARSHEVPLVRRDGQVVSADLVTLGVLFDGVPARVTVARDFTERKHMQAQLMLGDRLASMGMLAAGIAHELNNPLSYVLSNLEFLHRALGPMPRPLGAEELLEYQQVLDDAREGSERMRQIVRQLKVFSRVDDAHEESVDLHRVLDSVAQMAASEIRPRARLVKQYGVVPTVRANEGKLFQVFLNLVINAAHAIPEGFTDEHEIRLISRVDDDGRVVVEVRDTGRGIAPELLRRIFDPFFTTKAPGQGTGLGLSICDTIVRALGGTIAAESTQGHGATFRVTLHVAARPTLGA from the coding sequence GTGGCGGGCGACCTCGTGGACACGCGTCGCTTCCAGCGCGCCGGGTCGCTCCTGCGAGAGGCGCTCTTCGAATTGGACGCGGCGGGCCGCCTCGTCCTGGCGACCCCCGCCTGGGAGCGCCTGGTCGGAGCTCCCGTGCACGCGTGGCTGGGCCGCGTACTCGTGGAGCTGTTCCACCCGGAGGACCGGGACCAGGCGCGGGTGCTGCTGCGCACGGCGCTGTCGCGCACGGACGTGCCCTCACGGCTGGAGTTGCGGCTGTCTGGCGGCACGCAGCCGCGCTGGGTGGAGTTGTCCGTGACGGGCGACCCGGAGCACCTGGGCGGCGTGCTGGGCACGCTGGTGGACGTCACCCCGCGCCGTCTGGCGGAGGAGGCCGCCGCCACGCGCGAGCGCTACCTGGGCGCGATGGTGGAGGTGCAGCGGCAGCTGCTCGCGCCAGAGGGCTCCGGGGATTTCTACAACGCCGTCCTGGAGCCGCTGGGCCGCGTCGCGGGCGCCAGCCGCGCCTACGTCTTCGAGTTCCACCGCGACGCCTCCGGACGGATGCTCCAGTCCCAGCGCGCGGAGTGGTGCGCGCCCGGCATTTCGCGCGAACTGGACAACCCGGACACGCAAGCGTGGCCCATCGACCAGGCCTTCACGCTGCACCAACTGGAGCAGCTCCACCGGGGCGAGGCCGTGCAGGGCTCGCCGGAGGACTTCGGCGCGGACAACGCGCCGGTGCTCCTGGCGCAGGGCATCCGTTCGCTGTTGGTGCTGCCCCTGGTGGTGCACGGCGAATCGTTCGGCTTCATCGGCTTCGACAACTGCGACGACGCGCGGCCCTGGTCGCACGTGGAGGTGAAGCTGTTGTCCGGCGCGGCCGGCGCGCTGTCGCTGGCGCTGGAGCAGCACACCACGGACGCGCTGCGCGTGCGCACGGAGACGGCGCTGCGCCGCACGGAGGCCGGCTTCCACCTGCTCATCGAAGGGTTCCCGGACCCCGTGGTGGTGCACACCACGGACGGCATGCTCCTGTCGGTGAACCCGGCCATGGCCAACTACCTGGGCTACCAGGACCCCGCGCAGCTGTTGGGCCGGCACCTGCTGGGCCTGGTGCGGCGCGAGGACCAGGAGGTCGCGCGCCGCCACCTGGAGGAGGCACAGGACGGGGCGCTGGCGGCCCGCTCGCATGAAGTGCCGCTGGTGCGCCGCGACGGGCAGGTGGTGAGCGCGGACCTGGTGACGCTGGGTGTGCTCTTCGACGGCGTGCCCGCGCGCGTGACGGTGGCGCGCGACTTCACCGAGCGCAAGCACATGCAGGCGCAGCTCATGCTGGGGGACCGGCTGGCCTCCATGGGCATGCTGGCCGCGGGCATCGCGCACGAGCTGAACAACCCGCTGTCCTACGTGCTCTCCAACCTGGAGTTCCTGCACCGCGCGCTGGGCCCCATGCCCCGGCCCCTGGGCGCCGAGGAGCTGCTGGAGTACCAGCAGGTGCTGGACGACGCGCGCGAGGGCTCCGAGCGGATGCGCCAGATTGTCCGCCAGCTCAAGGTCTTCTCCCGCGTGGACGACGCGCACGAGGAGTCGGTGGACCTGCACCGCGTGCTGGACTCCGTCGCGCAGATGGCGGCCAGTGAAATCCGGCCGCGCGCCCGCCTGGTGAAGCAGTACGGCGTCGTGCCGACGGTGCGCGCAAACGAGGGCAAGCTGTTCCAGGTGTTCCTCAACCTGGTCATCAACGCCGCGCACGCGATTCCGGAAGGCTTCACGGACGAGCACGAGATCCGGCTCATCAGCCGCGTGGACGACGACGGCCGGGTGGTGGTGGAGGTGCGCGACACGGGCCGGGGCATCGCGCCGGAGCTGCTGCGCCGCATCTTCGACCCCTTCTTCACCACCAAGGCGCCGGGCCAGGGCACCGGCCTGGGCCTGTCCATCTGCGACACCATCGTGCGCGCGCTGGGCGGCACCATCGCCGCGGAGTCCACGCAGGGCCACGGCGCCACCTTCCGCGTCACCCTGCACGTCGCCGCGCGGCCCACACTCGGGGCCTGA
- a CDS encoding HNH endonuclease produces the protein MQRGVNMAQLVESLSHWDAVRLGALGPMDAKASEVLGRKRAAFLVSATEQFGVARAEVFALFILHSTCDDEMRAVLNLLAKDKQLGQTLGAMAAVREQLHERGLMIEAHAERPERSGDVLRGLGRAGRDALASSDVSAGARYLELSSKRQQLPPPYRQALDEVEQSLMEQHFAADSVALGSFDHLTFGVPLGFFHLAAGTAQGTSSLASGRYEQATRELAPAALMVALYAGGKGARALRESAAPVLSMERLKTVVARLEEQLGLNAARGVLRYLQARRENAYLAAEWGEAGVLALHETRGNAAKAQAMLAQADRDRPRTPPARAASSASTEGFSTDAPIQNAHLAGKKHPVTDVPFDAEGYPDFNAAGVVKTEVRIPYTGSRAGDFAAANKAAGLKQTPKGMTWHHHQDRTTLQLVPTDVHARTGHTGGFSGGP, from the coding sequence ATGCAGCGAGGGGTGAACATGGCCCAACTGGTGGAATCGCTGAGTCATTGGGATGCCGTCCGCTTGGGAGCACTGGGCCCGATGGACGCGAAGGCCTCCGAAGTTCTTGGACGGAAACGCGCGGCCTTTCTCGTCAGTGCCACGGAGCAATTCGGCGTGGCCCGAGCCGAGGTGTTCGCCCTCTTCATCCTCCACTCCACATGCGATGACGAGATGCGTGCCGTGCTCAACCTGCTGGCCAAGGACAAGCAACTCGGCCAGACGCTCGGCGCGATGGCTGCCGTCCGCGAGCAACTGCACGAGCGTGGCCTGATGATTGAGGCACACGCCGAGCGCCCTGAACGCAGCGGTGATGTCCTCCGAGGCCTGGGGCGGGCCGGCCGGGACGCGCTCGCCAGCAGTGACGTAAGTGCTGGAGCCCGCTACCTTGAGCTGTCTTCCAAGCGCCAGCAACTGCCTCCGCCATACCGTCAGGCCCTCGATGAGGTGGAGCAGTCCCTCATGGAGCAGCACTTCGCGGCGGACAGTGTGGCGCTGGGGAGCTTCGATCACCTGACCTTTGGCGTACCGCTGGGCTTCTTCCACCTGGCGGCAGGGACGGCGCAGGGGACGTCTTCGCTGGCCTCAGGCAGATACGAGCAGGCCACGCGCGAGTTGGCGCCAGCAGCGCTGATGGTCGCGCTGTATGCAGGCGGCAAGGGGGCACGTGCGCTCCGGGAGTCTGCCGCCCCTGTCCTCAGCATGGAGAGGCTGAAAACCGTAGTGGCTCGACTGGAGGAACAGCTCGGGCTCAATGCGGCCCGCGGCGTGCTGAGGTATCTCCAGGCCCGCCGGGAGAATGCCTACCTCGCCGCCGAGTGGGGCGAGGCTGGCGTTCTGGCCCTGCATGAAACCCGAGGCAATGCGGCGAAGGCCCAGGCCATGTTGGCTCAGGCCGATCGTGACCGGCCAAGGACACCGCCAGCCCGCGCTGCTTCCAGCGCATCCACGGAAGGCTTTTCCACTGACGCCCCAATCCAGAACGCGCATCTGGCTGGGAAGAAACATCCGGTTACCGACGTCCCCTTCGACGCCGAGGGCTACCCTGACTTCAACGCGGCCGGGGTCGTGAAGACCGAGGTGAGGATCCCCTATACTGGTTCGCGCGCCGGGGATTTCGCCGCCGCGAACAAGGCGGCGGGCTTGAAGCAGACGCCCAAGGGAATGACCTGGCATCACCATCAGGACCGGACCACCCTTCAGCTGGTTCCCACCGACGTCCACGCCCGGACAGGACACACTGGCGGTTTCTCGGGAGGCCCCTGA
- a CDS encoding histone deacetylase family protein, which yields MIQAWLWKLGLGRGRVHVFYDEAYRLPLTGIESSVGIEPRGTDFTTWYLLEAGVVRAADVRHPVPVSYAQLARVHDARYLESLSDPATLARIYATDPSEVPVDALLDSVRLVCGGTLGAARLALARQGPVVNMAGGFHHARPDKGGGFCTVNDIAVSVADLRASGFDGSVAVLDLDAHPPDGTAACLAGQPKVWIGSVSGSDWGVLPPGVDETRVPDGCDDVTYVQKVKDLLARMPRSDITFVIAGGDVLSGDRFGRVGITLQGARKRDVAIAAALRGRASVWLPGGGYHAESWKLFAGTVLVLAGLGHQRITARYDPLSARFQRIAHMLDPEKANTAGKAPHWEPFSLEDLEGPLRLGPEVQPRVLGHYTAQGIEYALFRYGLLSYVERLGYSRLRVQVTSTGGTGDRIMVLGHAGGREHLLSDSVVEKKELQGETFLFANWLSLRHPRARFSDKRPQLPGQEVPGLGLSRETTEVLLAMAQRLGLAGVAFRPMWYHLAVVARGRFHFSTPERQGRFEALMRDLSSLSLVEATRAVAEGRVRLDGQPYPWEPDDMLCHLTPVSLDAEAVAKERERCHFTVVPAAAPEPVTAPPVKPEPL from the coding sequence ATGATTCAAGCGTGGCTGTGGAAGCTGGGCCTGGGACGCGGCCGGGTGCACGTCTTCTACGACGAGGCCTACCGCCTTCCCCTCACCGGCATCGAGTCCTCCGTGGGCATCGAGCCGCGCGGCACCGACTTCACCACCTGGTACCTGCTGGAGGCCGGCGTGGTGCGCGCCGCGGACGTGCGCCACCCCGTGCCCGTGTCCTACGCGCAGCTCGCGCGCGTGCACGACGCCCGCTACCTGGAGTCCCTCTCCGACCCCGCGACGCTCGCGCGCATCTACGCCACCGACCCGTCGGAAGTGCCCGTGGACGCGCTCCTGGACAGCGTGCGGCTCGTGTGCGGCGGGACGTTGGGCGCGGCCCGGCTGGCGCTCGCGCGACAGGGGCCCGTGGTCAACATGGCCGGTGGCTTCCACCACGCGCGCCCGGACAAGGGCGGCGGCTTCTGCACCGTCAACGACATCGCGGTGTCCGTGGCGGACCTGCGCGCCTCCGGCTTCGACGGCTCCGTGGCCGTGCTGGACCTGGACGCGCACCCGCCGGACGGCACAGCCGCGTGCCTCGCCGGACAACCCAAGGTGTGGATCGGCTCCGTGTCCGGCAGCGACTGGGGCGTGCTGCCCCCCGGCGTGGATGAAACACGCGTGCCGGATGGCTGTGACGACGTCACCTACGTGCAGAAGGTGAAGGACCTGCTCGCGCGCATGCCGCGCTCGGACATCACCTTCGTCATCGCCGGTGGGGACGTGCTGTCCGGGGACCGCTTCGGGCGCGTGGGCATCACGCTCCAGGGTGCGCGCAAACGCGACGTGGCCATCGCCGCCGCGCTGCGAGGACGGGCCAGCGTGTGGCTGCCCGGGGGCGGCTACCACGCGGAGTCCTGGAAGCTGTTCGCGGGCACGGTGCTGGTGCTCGCGGGCCTGGGCCACCAGCGCATCACCGCGCGCTATGACCCATTGAGCGCGCGCTTCCAGCGCATCGCGCACATGTTGGATCCGGAGAAGGCCAACACCGCCGGGAAGGCGCCGCACTGGGAGCCCTTCTCGCTGGAGGACCTGGAGGGCCCGCTGCGGCTGGGGCCGGAAGTGCAGCCGCGCGTCCTGGGCCACTACACCGCGCAGGGCATCGAGTACGCGCTCTTCCGCTACGGCCTGCTGTCGTACGTGGAGCGCCTGGGCTACAGCCGCCTGCGCGTGCAGGTGACCTCCACCGGCGGCACCGGCGACCGCATCATGGTGCTGGGCCACGCGGGCGGCCGCGAGCACCTGCTGTCGGACTCGGTGGTGGAGAAGAAGGAACTCCAGGGCGAGACCTTCCTCTTCGCCAACTGGCTGTCCCTGCGCCATCCCCGCGCGCGCTTCAGCGACAAGCGTCCGCAACTGCCCGGCCAGGAGGTGCCCGGCCTGGGCCTGTCTCGCGAGACGACCGAGGTGCTGCTCGCCATGGCCCAGCGCCTGGGCCTGGCCGGCGTGGCCTTCCGGCCCATGTGGTACCACCTGGCCGTCGTCGCGCGCGGCCGCTTCCACTTCTCCACCCCGGAGCGCCAGGGCCGCTTCGAAGCGCTGATGCGCGACCTGTCCTCGCTGTCGCTCGTGGAGGCCACGCGCGCCGTGGCCGAAGGGCGCGTGCGCCTGGACGGCCAGCCGTACCCGTGGGAGCCGGACGACATGCTCTGCCACCTGACACCCGTGTCCTTGGACGCGGAGGCCGTGGCGAAGGAGCGCGAGCGCTGCCACTTCACCGTGGTGCCCGCGGCAGCACCGGAGCCCGTCACCGCTCCGCCCGTGAAGCCCGAGCCCCTGTGA
- a CDS encoding ExbD/TolR family protein has translation MGMAVGGRGGVKADINVTPLVDVVLVLLIIFMVVTPLAQQDKDVTLPTAAQGEPREKPEPLVFSLTADKMLYVGNESFPDAARFQERVQQELRARPDRKLLLKADETLTCGDVLGVLQQSRDAGALKVSLGVSMRKN, from the coding sequence ATGGGAATGGCCGTGGGAGGCAGGGGCGGAGTGAAGGCCGACATCAACGTCACCCCCTTGGTCGACGTGGTGCTGGTGCTGTTGATCATCTTCATGGTCGTGACCCCGCTGGCCCAGCAGGACAAGGACGTCACCCTGCCCACTGCCGCGCAGGGCGAGCCGCGCGAGAAGCCCGAGCCACTGGTCTTCTCCCTCACCGCGGACAAGATGCTGTACGTCGGCAACGAGTCCTTCCCGGACGCCGCGCGCTTCCAGGAACGCGTCCAGCAGGAGCTGCGCGCCCGTCCCGACCGCAAGCTGCTCCTCAAGGCCGATGAGACGCTCACCTGCGGCGATGTCCTTGGTGTGCTGCAACAGTCGCGGGACGCGGGTGCTCTGAAAGTGTCCCTGGGTGTCTCCATGAGGAAGAACTGA
- a CDS encoding phosphatase PAP2 family protein encodes MSRGPWRWVSGWDVMVTRPLGLLLLVVACVLGFVVLSDEVHEGDTQDIDERIVRSLRRPEDPGLPRGPWWLAETARDVTSLGGFPVLALLTAAVCGFLVVARRYRTSLFVLSAIVGGWILNALLKNLFHRPRPSVVPHLTETMSTSFPSGHAMLSAITYLTLGALLAQFAEHRRVKVYLLSVALVLSVLVGCTRVYLGVHYPTDVLGGWVAGLAWALFVTVAARTVRRRSPALREEAQRPVE; translated from the coding sequence ATGTCACGAGGGCCATGGCGGTGGGTGTCGGGTTGGGACGTGATGGTGACGCGGCCCCTGGGGCTGCTGCTGCTCGTGGTCGCGTGCGTCCTGGGCTTCGTCGTCCTGTCGGATGAAGTGCATGAAGGCGACACGCAGGACATCGACGAGCGCATCGTGCGCTCCCTGCGTCGTCCCGAAGACCCAGGGCTCCCCCGAGGCCCGTGGTGGCTCGCGGAGACCGCGCGCGACGTGACGTCCCTGGGCGGCTTCCCCGTCCTGGCGCTCCTCACCGCGGCCGTGTGCGGCTTCCTCGTGGTGGCCCGCCGCTACCGCACCAGCCTCTTCGTCCTGTCCGCCATCGTCGGTGGGTGGATCCTCAACGCGCTGCTCAAGAACCTGTTCCACCGCCCGCGCCCCTCGGTGGTGCCCCACCTCACCGAGACGATGTCCACCAGCTTCCCCAGCGGCCACGCCATGCTGTCCGCCATCACCTACCTCACCCTGGGCGCGCTGCTGGCCCAGTTCGCCGAGCACCGCCGCGTGAAGGTCTACCTCCTCTCCGTGGCCCTGGTGCTCTCCGTCCTGGTGGGCTGCACCCGCGTGTACCTGGGCGTGCACTACCCCACGGACGTGCTCGGTGGCTGGGTGGCCGGGCTCGCGTGGGCCCTGTTCGTCACCGTCGCCGCCCGCACCGTGCGCCGCCGCAGCCCCGCCCTGCGGGAAGAGGCCCAGCGTCCCGTGGAATGA
- a CDS encoding ExbD/TolR family protein: MHARRPVVVKPQSGIQSDINVTPLVDVVLVLLIIFMVVTPLMRGEFQLQLPFAQTSPTEEPPPSKELAPGLIRLTADGSLLLEGEPVSEAEFVPRLRAFLEARPKGQRGLFFQPDARAPYTRLISALDGAKAAGAEALGLSVQNP; this comes from the coding sequence ATGCACGCAAGACGCCCCGTCGTGGTGAAGCCCCAGTCCGGTATCCAGTCGGACATCAACGTCACGCCGCTCGTGGACGTGGTCCTCGTGCTGTTGATCATCTTCATGGTCGTGACCCCGCTCATGCGCGGGGAGTTTCAACTCCAGCTCCCGTTCGCACAGACATCCCCGACCGAAGAGCCCCCGCCGTCGAAGGAGCTGGCCCCCGGCCTCATACGCCTCACCGCGGACGGCTCGCTGCTCCTGGAAGGCGAGCCCGTGAGCGAAGCCGAATTCGTGCCGCGCCTGCGCGCCTTCCTGGAGGCCCGTCCCAAGGGCCAGCGCGGCCTGTTCTTCCAGCCGGACGCGCGGGCCCCCTACACACGGCTCATCAGCGCCCTCGACGGCGCGAAGGCCGCCGGTGCTGAAGCGCTGGGCCTGTCCGTCCAGAACCCCTGA